TTTTCACGTACCGCCCGAGGTTTCCGCCATCGTGACGACCTGCGACGACGGCGGAAGCTCGGGCGAGCTGCGCCGTCTCTATCGCCTTCCGAGCCCTGGCGACATCCGCAACTGCCTCGTGGCGCTCACGCCCGGCGCAAATCCACTCGCGAGGATCTTCCAGCACCGGTTCCCTGGAGTCGGCGGGATCGGAGGCCATACCGTCGGGAACCTGGTCCTTGCCGCTCTCGCGCAGCGGTTGGGCAGTTTCGCCTCGGCAGTCCAGGAAGCGACGCGGCTGCTCGGAGCGCAGGGACGCGTCCTCCCGGCAACGCGGCGGCGCGTCGATCTGATCGCGGAGCTCGCGGGCGGTCGTGTGGTGCGCGGCGAGACTGCCATCGCTGCCGCCCGCGGGCGCGTGGACCGCCTGCGGTTGCGACGGCCCGTGGCGGCATCGGCCGAGGCGCTGGACGCCATCGCCAACGCCGACCTCGTGGTGTTCGGCCCTGGCAGCCTGTACACGAGCGTCATCGCCAGCCTCCTGGGCGAGGGAATGCGCGCGGCGTTCGCAGCCTGCCGCGGACTGCGGGTGCTGGTGGTCAATCTCTTCACGCAGCCTGGTGAAACCGACGGCTACGACGCCGCCGACCACGTGCGTGCTCTCCAGCAGCACGTCGGGCCCGTCGTCGACGCGGCGCTGGTGCACGCGCGTCCGCTTCCCGCACGGCTGGTGTCGTCCTATGCCGCCGACGGGGCTCGGGCAGTCGAGTACGACCGCGACGCGCTCGCCGCTCTCGGTCTGGCCGTCTTCGAGGCGGACCTGCTCGCGGCGGCCGCGGACCCGACCCGGGCCCGACACGACCCCCGCAAGCTGGGCAAAGCGCTCCACGACATCATCCGGTTCAGAGATCGATCGCAGACAGGAGGAAAGCCATGTGCGGAATCGTCGGCTACATCGGCGGACGCGAGGCAGGTCCGTTCCTCGTCGAGGGACTTCGCCGCCTCGAGTACCGCGGCTACGACAGCGCCGGCGCCGCCTTTCTCCTGCAGGATCGCGTCGTCACCGAGAAATCCCGAGGTCGGGTGTCGGATCTCGCCTCTGCGCTCCTCCGCGCCGGCCAAGGAGCCACGGTCGGCATCGGGCATACGCGCTGGGCCACGCACGGGCGGCCCAGCGATCGCAATGCCCATCCGCACGCTGACTGCACGCGGAGGATCGCCGTCGTCCACAACGGAATCATCGAGAACTACCGGGAGCTGAAGGACGTCCTCACCCGCGCGGGACACAGGTTCGCCTCCGACACCGATACCGAGATCCTCGCTCACCTCGTCGAGCAGGAGCTCAACGGCGACGGAGTTGCGGGGGCGTTGCGCCGCGCCCTGCGGCGGGTGACGGGCACCTTCGCCATCGCCGTGCTCGCGGTGGACGATCCCTTCCGGCTCTACGCCGCGCGGCGAGGGTCCCCGCTGATCGTGGGTCGGTGCGCGGACGAACAGCTCCTGGCCAGCGACATTCCCGCCCTGCTGCCGTTCACGCGCGACCAGATCGTGCTCGAGGACGGCGAGATGGCGGTGCTCTCGCGCGGCGCCGTCGACGTGATCGGGATGCGGGACGGAGGGCGGTTGCAGCGAACGCCGAATCGGATCGACTGGGACCTGGATACGGCAGAGAAGGGCGGCCATCCGCACTTCATGCTGAAGGAGATCCTGGAGCAGCCTCGCGCCCTGCGCGACACGCTCTCAGGCAGGCTGGTCGGCGATGTGCCTGCGCTGCCGGAGCTGGCCTTCTCGTCCGCGCGCGCGAAAGCGCTCGAACGCGCCGCGCTCGTCGCCTGCGGCACGAGTTGGCATGCCGCGCTGGTCGGCAGCCGGTATTTCGAGGAGCTCGCAGGGGTTCCCGCGTCGGCCGAGGTGGCGAGCGAATATCGCTACCGGCCTCCTCTCGCTGGCGAAACGCAAGACGATGCCGCTCGCTATCGGCTCGTCGTGGCGGTGAGCCAGTCTGGCGAAACAGCGGACACCCTGGCCGCCCTCCGCGAAGCAGTCCGGGCCGGAGCGCAGCCGATGGCCTTGGTCAACGTCGTCGGCAGCTCCATCGCACGCGAGGCGAAGGCGGTCCTGTACACCCGCGCCGGGCCGGAGATCTCGGTCGCTTCCACCAAGGCCTTCACCACGCAGGTGGCGGGATTCCTGCTCATCGCCCTGCATCTTGG
The sequence above is a segment of the Deltaproteobacteria bacterium genome. Coding sequences within it:
- the glmS gene encoding glutamine--fructose-6-phosphate transaminase (isomerizing), whose amino-acid sequence is MCGIVGYIGGREAGPFLVEGLRRLEYRGYDSAGAAFLLQDRVVTEKSRGRVSDLASALLRAGQGATVGIGHTRWATHGRPSDRNAHPHADCTRRIAVVHNGIIENYRELKDVLTRAGHRFASDTDTEILAHLVEQELNGDGVAGALRRALRRVTGTFAIAVLAVDDPFRLYAARRGSPLIVGRCADEQLLASDIPALLPFTRDQIVLEDGEMAVLSRGAVDVIGMRDGGRLQRTPNRIDWDLDTAEKGGHPHFMLKEILEQPRALRDTLSGRLVGDVPALPELAFSSARAKALERAALVACGTSWHAALVGSRYFEELAGVPASAEVASEYRYRPPLAGETQDDAARYRLVVAVSQSGETADTLAALREAVRAGAQPMALVNVVGSSIAREAKAVLYTRAGPEISVASTKAFTTQVAGFLLIALHLGVLRETIAPHRARSLSAELTGVPDQLQAMLPAAVKQARELAPRLRQMGGALYLGRGYSYPLALEGALKLKEITYVHAEGHPAGEMKHGPIALVGPRTAVVVVAPSDRLRAKTLGNLEEVRARDGFVIAVGTEGDEDLRRLSDVFFPLPRTDELIAPLLAAAPLQLIAYELAAALRRDVDQPRNLAKSVTVE